Within Clostridiales bacterium, the genomic segment TCCGGCGTGAGCAACGAGTTCGTGTCCGGGGCGCAAGAAGAGGTGATAGGCGTTGGCGAGGACTACCTGGGTGCCTATCGAGCCGAGCTGTAAGGGAGTGACGCCCTTCACGCTCGCCCGTGTGCCAACAGGCATGAACACGGGGGTCTCGATCGAGCCGTGCGGCGTGACGAGCGTCGCCCGGCGCGCGGACGTGCCGGGATCAGTCGCACGCACTGTGAACTCGAATGGTCGCATTTGAGCGATTCTAGCAGTCCCGCCCGTGCGCTATGCTTGCCGATGTGAACCCGGCCGCCGCCGGGTCCGTCTGAAGGGTGGATGGATGAAGACGGTGTCACGCTCAGAGGAGGAGGCGCTCGTGGCCGCCGCCGCCGCGGGAGACCAGTCGGCTTTCGAGGTGATCGTTCGTTCGCACGCCGACGCGGTCTACGCGCACGCGCTACGCTTTTTTGGAGACCAGCATACGGCCGAGGACGTGGTCCAGGAGGTGTTCCTCAAGATGTACCGCTCGCTTGCCAACTTCGACGGCAGGTCAGCGCTGTCCACGTGGCTCTACCGGGTCACCCGTAACGCCTGCCTCGACATGCTCCGCGCCGGACGTCACCGCGCTGTCCCCGTTGACCCGGTCGGCCTGTCACTCATATCCACCGAGGATACCGCCGCAACCGCTATCACTCACGTTGCGCTCGAACGCGCGATTCGAGCCATCCCGCAAGAAGACCGCGACGCGCTCGGTGCTGTGACCCTCTTCGGCTTGTCCTACCGGGAAGCGGCCGATGTCCTCGGCATCCCCGAAGGTACCGTCAAGTCACGCGTGTTTAGGGCCCGTCGCGCCCTCGCTGTCACGTTAGGGCCGAACGGAGGTGTGTCGTG encodes:
- a CDS encoding RNA polymerase sigma factor, with the protein product MKTVSRSEEEALVAAAAAGDQSAFEVIVRSHADAVYAHALRFFGDQHTAEDVVQEVFLKMYRSLANFDGRSALSTWLYRVTRNACLDMLRAGRHRAVPVDPVGLSLISTEDTAATAITHVALERAIRAIPQEDRDALGAVTLFGLSYREAADVLGIPEGTVKSRVFRARRALAVTLGPNGGVS